The Aedes albopictus strain Foshan chromosome 1, AalbF5, whole genome shotgun sequence genomic interval GAAGGTTTTCAAAATAGCTTCGTTGACATTCTTGCCCAAGCCTTCGCTTTGAACGTTTGTGCCGAAGCTGAGAAGTATCACACCCTTGCTGGGAATGTCCATGAAATCAGCTATTATTTGAGGAATCTTTTCAGGTCTCGTAATATGAAGGCCTCCAACAGGAATGACATTCGGTGGTAGAGCTTGATGGTAATCCATGCTGAAATCACTGTTGACTAAAACAACGCTGgaacttttttcgatttttttcacgcTAGTTGTGTTGCTTCCAAACAATTCACGAGCTCTTCCGTCTTCCGAAGCCATGAATCGAAATTGTCTGTGGTAGGAATCCAACAACCAATAAAATGTATTTGCAATTCTTTCCATGAAGCTCATGTGTTGATCATATTCACAAGCATAGTTCGGCAAAGTGGTGAATCGTACTGGTATATCTGCCAGATGCATTGTGTATGAAGGAAGATTGAATGCTGACACCGAAACTAATGGAGGATTGCCAAATCTTTGAACGAATCCAAGCAAAAACTGCCCCATGGTAAAGTCATGAATGATGAGATCAAATTTAAACGATTCCGGGTAGTTCAATAAATGCTTTATGGCAGGCTCTTGCGCAAGAATGCGGCTTGCTTTTTCGTAGAAGCTGTACATATTGATGATGTTTCCTACGGGTCCCATCGCAGAGCCCGCACTGTCCTCGGCCGCGAACTCCGCCATGATTCTAGCGTACAGCTTTGGGACGTAGAAGAAAGATTTTCCAGGTATGGACTGCTCCTGTTCGAAGGTTAAGATGGTTAAGTTGTGTCCATTGTCGTACAGGCGATTGAAGATTTGTTTGTTCCAGATGTGATGACTACGAGAGGGCGTCGTTTGCAGGAATAAAATGTTGTCACAATGAATAGTTGCTGGCAACGAAACGAGCACTAATGCTATCAAATACTTTCCTGTTGAATGCAACATGTTGACTGATTCATGTAGCTAAGCAtgagtgaaatatttcaaaagGTGCGGTTATCAAAGCGAAACCGCGATAACGTTAACTGTTGGGATAGATAACGCTGGTTGCACCTATAAGTGCGAATTACAGTATGTGCTTCAATGTGATTGAAGATTCCTAAAAGCAAAATCGTAAAATGTTAGCAGTGATATTGAATATTGTTTTTGTCACTCTTTCTCAAAATTATATGTTTTGTGATGATATTTTTTACCTTTAGTTGGCCCATGCGGGACTTCACGCCGCTCACAAAAACTCAactgaagattaaatttattgtaTCACAGCTTTGCAGTGAAGGTGTTTCTCTTTTTCCTTACGCTCTAGGCTTCTGGATACAATAAGTAATGAGGGTATAGTAAGAATGAATGAATAGTAAGTGTAGTGGTGACAAACCGATAGAAACGAGAGAAATGATAAGATACGATCCACACCCACAGCACCGTGTCTGTAGTCACAGCTGATTAGTAGGGATGAGAGGGACATAACGCCTTGTCCAAGAAAATGCGGTAATGTGTCTCTATTTATGTTAGTTTTATGAGTGCCTTATTTTTCGCATTGGACGGCAGTTTACTATTTGGAATATTACACATTTACTTTTACGTCAAATAATATTCCTTCAAATCCCTATCCAATTATTCAATTACTTTAATTTCACGGAGCTTCAATCTTTCCCAACGTGGCACGTTTTCATTTACCCCATATTTCTTTTGATTGATGTAGTGCTATTCAAATAGCTCTCGGTCTTGACATGGTTAATTTGGAATGTTATTTTCTTACAGCTAAAGTAAATAATTTCAACATAATGCAACAGCGTGAAGGTGTTTTGCTTCAGAGAGCGTTGTGCCTCCTatcctcacatttttttgtttgttttgcttcTGGAATTTACACATATTGACCGTCGAACGCTTCAACTGCATTGAGTGGCATCAGGTAAGAGCTTTGATTGTCGCTGTGCGCATAAACTacgtaaaatcattttttttggtcatttcagacccccctccacctcgtagacttttgtccattcaaaaattttccaaatttgtgaGTAagcagactttggccagacaaacACACTCCTCTCCTCCTTAAGATTCTATTTTGTTTATGGACGGGTCCTATACAGTTTGAATGAACTCTGGAGCTGATTTGCATTGATAATAATTTGCTTTGATGTAAAAAGTTGTATAAATACAacttggataaatacgaaaaaaatacatatttttttcagaagataTTCACGTGAGTGTCCGCATTAAACCATCGGAAAGCACGATGATACTGATTGATATAATCATATACAATGATTTTTTGTCATTGTGCAGAATTTTTATGTGTTTTTGTCACAGTGCGGGAAGAAATCTATTCCACGGGGATGCTACTAAGCACGTTTGTCCGTTACCCTGGACCTTGATCTTACACGGATCATtcgtcttcgtatttcacgactcgTATTATCAGCAACCGTATGTAAGGAACCCGAGGTAATCGAATTCTTTCGCCACCTCGAAGATATCCCCGTTTATCGTAACACTGGTACCAAAACTTGTCGTGCTTCATACAATTCCACCTGTCTGCATATACTTTGTTTGAGCCACGAAACCGGCAACAACGAAAGTTTGGCAAAAGTTGTTTTCCTGCTGAAGCCAAGATATCAGCTTCATTTCCGAAGAGTGTTTCAGACACTGTCAGCGCCAGTTTTTATGAACCTATGCCGGATCCCACCACTACCACAAGCCGTGATCCATCGTAGTCCGTTTGTGAGTTTATGGTGCAGTGTTATCAAGGTCACCATTGTGAACCCCGGAGCTGAATTGATAGGTCATTCTGGTAACACGGTGGGATCTAACGTCCCTTTCTAAGAACGCCCAGAGCCGCGAGGAACGCTGTAGGCTCCAAATCCGCACCACCGTCAGGAGACTTTGCCTAGCTTAGCGTACCGTACAGTGCTATCCAGTAGCTCCTTGACGACCTACGCCACCATAGTTTACCATTACTGGCCGCCTATGTCGGCCGCCATCGCTAGCCCCCGCCGCTGGCCTCGTAACCTGCTTCCCTGGCTAGCCTCGTCTGCAGACACGTCTCGCCGGTTGATCTCCGTCGCCGAGTTTTCTCGTTCGCCACTCGCCGCCGGTCTCGCCTGCCCTAATTCACGTCGCCGGTCTCCATCGTCGACTGACATCCCTGGCCTGGCCTGCGATCTCCCTCGTCGGCTTCGCCGGCACGAGTTCACACTGTCGCCTACGTGGCCGGATTACTTCTACAGCCACCCCTGGCCGATATCGTCCGTTCGCCTCCCGTTTCTTCCGTTTCCGCAACCTTCGTTTCAGGGCAACCACCCTCACCAGTAAGAAAGCCAGCATCACCCGACGACCGCCGTCACCAGTCAGGATTAGAGAGAGTTATAGAATTTTCTTAAACTAATCTCCAAATCCATTGGATAATAaggtccaaaaatttctccacgtcCTGACTATACCCGGTCAGGTTGGTcagaccagcagcctggggttttGATGGTCCCCACTCTGGGTTTTGGTGAGTAATCTCGAGAGCTAAGAGAGCCATACCAGAAACGGTAGTAGATTGAAAGCTATATATTTCTTATTCTAAATAATATTTACCAACCATAATACTTATAGGAACCTATCTTCTTTGAAaacgttttaatcaatgctcaaACAATTTTTGTTTCAGTTCCTCCAAATTTAACTTTATTATCAGCGCACACTGTTCGATTTACTCTTTTTTGGGCTTTACGTAACCACCGGCGGCCGGTCGCCTGAGGTGGCTTCGAATGATAAGATAATACAAGAACGCTATCGCGAGAACCACGGCTACCATGTCGATGGCATAGATTTGGAATATGTTCATGTCGAGCGCAGGTGAGCGCAGGTAATGCAGTCCCTTATTTTCCAGAACTTTCTCTATCCAGAAAATAGCACGATCTAGCGGATGTTCGGGTTGCGCTTTGAATAGATAGGATCGTTGTTTGATATTTTCGTAGTAGCTAAAATGAAATTAACTTTATCTGAGTTTCTGTGAAATGAACAAAGAAATACCCTTTCGTACCTTGGATTTTCCAACACTTCTTGAATTGCCGCTTTAAATGTAACCTCACTGACGTCTTTCGGTAGCAATTTTACACCTGTTCCCGCCGTAACAAGTTTTTCGGCATTAGAATACTGATCAACAAAAAAGGGAATAGCAACAACGGGAACTCCATGCCACGTAGCTTCCTGCAAACTCAGCAATCCTCCATGACTGATTAGCAGTTTAGTTCGTGGACTTGCAAGAATGGCAGCTTGGGGTACCCATTTCAACACAAGTACATTGGCAGGCATTATTCCAAGTGCCTCCGGATCGCCATGCTTCCAAATGAATCCATAATCAGGCATGCTTCTGAATACTTTGAACATATCCAAGTTAGTACCTTCTCCAAGCATTTCCGAAGCCACGTTAGTTCCAAAGCTTAGCAGTACGATTCCCTTATTGGCTCGTGCAATGAACTGTTTCACAATCGGGGGTACCTTTTCTTTGCGACCAACGTGCAAACCACCCACTGGAATAACGTTCGGTGGAAGGACCTGGTAGTAATCCATACTGAAGTCACTGTTAACCAAGACAATATCCGGGCGTTTCTCGATCTGTTTGACCGAGGTTGCATTGGTTCCAAACAGTAGCTTGACTCTTTTATCTTCATTCGCCATGTATACTCGGTTGCGATAAAATAAGTCAAACGTCCAATACAATGTGTTCCTCACACGCTCCATGAAGAACATTCTATTATCGAAACTTGAAGCATAATGTGGCATGTACGTTGTAAACAGTGGGGCATCAGCCATTGTAGTTACGTGAGGTGGTATATTGAAAGCCGATAGGGAAACCAAGGGTGGATTTCCAAAGTGTTCCacgaatcccagcaggaactGTCCCATTGTTAGATCATgaattatcaaatcaaatttaaacGTCCTCGGATATTCCAGAAGCTGTAGGACCGCCTGTTCCTTTGTGAGTAGTCGACTGGCTTTGTTGTAAAAGTCATACATGAAGTGAATGTTGGTGAATGCACTTTGTTCAGCAGTATAGTCCCATTCTCCTTCGTAATCTTTCATCACTTTGGCCATGAAATCCTTCACAACGAGGAAAGTTTTCCCAGGAACAGATTGTTCTTCTTCGAATGATAGAATTGTGAGATTGTGTCCATTGTCGAATAACCGCTCGAAAATTTGCTTGTTCCATATGTGATGGCTTCGAGAAGCAAGTGTTTGTAGAAAGAGAATATTTTCAGCAACTGCTGCAGGAATTACCACGAGCGTAACAACCGCACACAACAGACTCCAAAACTTATGCTTCATTCTTACTGGGTACCTTTCGGTTCACTGTACACATCTTATGTGAGCCGTGTTGATAAATTTGTGTGAACCAACATTTCGTTATCGCCCGCCGCATAGCCAAGCGATAATAGCTGATTGGCTAAGTGATTTCAGAGAGAGAGAAAAAGACTCATTTTGGCATTACACATCTTgcaaaaaaaattatcaaaaaaggtTTACTCTTACTTTTATTCCTTAATCCGGGTTTTCCTGATCAAGAACACATAATTGGTGATGAAGTTCAATATTTGTCAACAGTAAATTCAAACATTACACATTTGTTTTTCGCACTTCCTTTTATTCTCATATTAAACAATAATCCTAAAACACGAACACCATTCTGCAGCGGTTCCGATGGTCCGGACGATAGCCTTCGGGACATACCACTGGGGCAACCGCCAGAAACGGTCGATGAATATTTGGAATGGAAAATCGAGCGGACATAGCAATCATCTCGGGTGCTTCCGTACTTGGTTCCAAGCAGTTCACAGATTTGAAACACAATTCTGAACAGTTGATGAGGTCCTCAGCCGCGTTGCAACAGGTGTATTTCCATTCACAGTGGTCTTTGGTTACCGTCCGGAAATTTTCGTCGGATTCGGCATTCTCGTTGGCAGCATAACTCCCAGTGAGAAATATGCAGAAGAACGAAAATAGTACAACTTTCATTGTCGTCAATTAATGAACTGAGATCATTGAGCAGTGGCAAATAATGAAACTGCTGGATTATCAGCAATACTTTGAACTTTGCCACTGTGATCAAGTGAGAGTAACCGCCGTTCTCGTAGTGTGCAACGATCAGTTGTATTGAGGCAGCCCATAGTGTGCGCCGTTAAAATTGATCAAACGATTCATAAACTGAAGAATAGATTATACGATCTTTTCTTTGAAttaagatttcaatgaatttcgtcTTACGTGACAAACGCGGGAAGATGTATTATATTTTCTATGCAACATTCGATATAGTGATTGTTGGAAAGTTGGGACTCTTGATCATTCCTTTCTTCCACTTACACATTCGCTGTTCGGTTTGCCAGATCCTgcctatcaaccggtgcagacagatgATCAATTTCTTTGGGTCTCTGATGAAGAGTTCTACTGCGACATTATCCTTACCTCGTTGGTTTTGAGGATTGTGGTTTTGAGGCATCCTAAACTTTCCTCAGCTTCAGCGTTGGATCATTTTCGTGCAAGTTTCCATGTTCTGCTGCATTGACTTAATCGTTTTCTCGGTTACCTTGATCGTTCATGCCTTCTACGCCATTCAGATACTCATTGAAGTGTTGCTTCCACTTTTCAATGACCTTATGTCTGTCCATCAAGAGGCTCTtgttcttatccctgcatatttcggctcgcggcatgaagctGTAAATAGATGCGTTGAGCTTCGAGTAGAACTTCCCGATACAATAGCTCCGCTTGCTTCTTCCAAacggaatttttttttctcatgaaaGCGGAGGACTAGATGTTTTCGCGCCCTTTTTTAGACAAACCATTCTTCCGACGACGCCGTTCCACGTATCCggtggtgctctcagctgcgtcgttgatgctTGCTGTTACTGTTATCTTGAAGTACTCCAGAGTGGCCACATTGAGCTCGGCCTCATCTGGCAATGCTGTCTCAAGATTCTGCGCGAATACTTAAGTAACATCCAGGTACAGAAACATTTGCAGAAAGTGTAACAATTGGGAAAACGGGATCGACGGGTCAAGTTCTTTTTTCTTACATAAATCTCGTCAAGTTGATAGTCACAGTACTGCTTTATTGACTATGTTCAATTTACAATTTGATGTAAGTTTCTCTTTCCTCTCTTTCATTCTTAACAGTCACTCTCTACGGTCGTTGCTAGAACCCTCGAGTGGACACTACAGAAAGAACATCCAGCAAATCCTcatagttcattcgccttctccaagtcccctattccatctgtactccgccgtagatggtacgcaacaccttccgttcgaaaactcctagggcgcgttggtcctctgcacttaggttccatgtttcgtgcccatagaggacgaccggtctaatcagcgttttgaagatagtcaacttcgtgttacgacgaactttattcgatcgtagagctctgcggagtccaaagtaagaacgatttcctgccacaatgcgcctctgaatttctcagctggtgtcgttttcggcggtcaccagtgagcccaagtacacgaactcttcaaccgcctcgatttcatcaccgtcgatataaattcggggtggcgggcgcggtgattcctccctggagccctttgccatcatgtactttgtcttcgacacattaatgactaatccgattcgcctggcttcactctttagtcggatgtatgtgtacgccatcgtctcaaatttacgagctataatatcaatatcatcagctgaacggacttcgtgaaaatcgttccactcgtgtttatccccgctctcctaattacatcctctaaagcaatgttgaacagcaatcacgaaagaccatcaccttgccgtaaccctctgcgggattcgaagggactcgagagttggCATACGGAGCGAATTGGCGATGGACATTCCCAGGCTGACACAATAGATAAGGTTTTTTAATGGGtgcagtaccgctggcttcggctaaacatataccaggctctgttaccttagagaataactggcggttcctcctgaccgagcagctggatgcagtagaaggcagatcatcggcgatgtactgaggcttggcatacggagcgtaTTGGGGATGGACATTCCCAGGCTTAGAAAATAACTGGTGGTTCCTCCTGACCTAGCtgcttagagaataactggcggttccccctaaccgagcagctggatgcagtagaaggcagatcatcggcgatgtacggaggcttggcatacggagcggattggcgacggacattctcaggctgacacaatagataaggctttttaatgggtgcagtaccgctggcttcggccagacatatactagACTCcgttaccttagagaataactggcaGTTCCCCCTAaccgagcagctggatgcagtagaaggcagatcatcggcgatgtacggaggcttggcatacggagcggattGGCGACGGACATTCCCAGGCTTAGAGAAAAACTAGCTGttcctgaccgagcagctggatgcagtagaaggcagatcatcggcgatgtacggaggcttggcatacggagcggattGGCGACGGACATTCCCAGGCTTAGAGAAAAACTAGCTGttcctgaccgagcagctggatgcagtagaaggcagatcatcggcgatgtacggaggcttggcatacggagcgtaTTGGAGATGGACATtcccatcttcaagtgtagctgcgccaagctgctctttcgtTGGCAGGGCCACAGCTAACTGCTGCGCTTAGTCTtgtgccacttctacgttacgcagctgctcgatgttgagtcgcggcgttcgacttcgacgcgtggtaataactgtcgatagttttgagcgcatgcatacagcgactatgtagtgatccgaatctatattcgcactgcggtatgtgcggacattggttatatccgagaagaatttactgcCGTTTAGaaagtggtcgatttggttttctgtttgatggtcgggtgatctccaggtggctttgtggatatctttgcgggggaagaaggtgcttcggactaccataccacgggaggctgcaaagtttaggcatcgctggccgttatcattcgatacatttcctcccttcctacctgcgcgtgccgacaacgattttcacgtcacgcggcgagcaagcatcgtatgtttgctctaactgcgcgtcccgagcagaagggcataccttacaaataccatgcgaagagcaacatgtgctctaatacctaaaattgttattgcggcgttattgtacgaaatgttatgagaacatcacaataacagttggaggtatttgagcagagtttggtattgatgtactgccgtgtgcagcatagttgtccaatgttctatgggaatccctattaacatgggacaactatgctgcactcgGCAGTGTAGTATTTgctagtttagcagtgaaaataaccgaagaataagatttgctattacatcatgaagtcatcgaacatatgaaacatttaataacaagaaatgttatgagtttgttattcaataactttggaataacaaatacagcaattgaaattttaggtattattggaataacaagacttgttattttctaggtgttatttatacaaaattttggtatttgtttttgttattttgcctcttattaccacctaatgaagggcatatcaaggtatggtagtgtttaagataaataccttgatatgttattcacttgttattttcttttgCTCTGGGTAGCACGCTtccttctcgtcatcaggtctcccttcaagTGGGCAgtagacgttgatgatgctgtagttgaagaaacggcccttaattcttaacatgcacatccttgcgttgatcggctgccacccgatcgcacgttgtcgcatcttgcccaacactataaatcctgttcccagttcattggtggtgccacagctttggtagaaggtagccgctcgatgcccgcttttccacactttctgtccagtccaataaAGTTTCTGCAACGCCACGAGGTCGAAGTTGCGGGATGTAGTTcgccgtaaattatcctgtcacatcctgcgaaacctagtgacttgcaattccatgttccaagtttccagtcgtaatccttatttcgtcgcgtgggtctttgtcgattgtatcgagtcgtcttttctcctatgttattcgcaatggggatttttacgggtggcttattgggcctacgccatcactcctgtctcgccggagggccatcgtgccagttctgtttaacgtcccaaccaacactgggacgaccacactgatggggctaccaccttggatcaatctgggcgtggtgcagcatttcttactcagccgctggatgccagaacagacgctgtttgagccgtacctccttggtgaacagtcgctcggatcgtacctcctcaatctagctgaagtcagaaggacaacagtgcctatGCTGCACTATCCGctatgcacacaactcttagctggcggtatttGTCATCGCTTGGTCCGTGGAAGcaagaggtaggaacttgtgaggatcagagctatgttggacgctcttcttatcgactcaacgttttgcagcccaaattctgatcaatgttaccccggatcaaggttgcgaccattcatttgcaaagattaacattcatttgctattatctcagttcagaagcatgctatcgaaaaacaatgtatggataaatttaaccttgtagttttatctgaaagtttgccgaataatgttggggtcgcaaacgtataccaaagtcgtgagcgagctgtgaaggcaactcttcacgtaatgaatgtaaattacattcacgctgtggaaagttgccttcacagctcgctcacgactttggtatacgtttgcgaccccaatgttattcgacaaactttcagataaaactacaagattaaattcatccatacattgcttttcgatagcatgcttttgaactgaggtaatagcaaatgaatgtaaacctttgcaaatgaatggtcgcaaccttgccccggattacggtacataatACGACATGCCCTGAATACTATGGATACGGATATTGCCACAAAAAATCTAAATACATACTGGTTGCagtgttaaggacaaggtatttggagttcattgctcaaaatttctagagcaccggtttttagaaccgttaaacggatatggctgaaaatgcagCATGCTGGTTGTTCAGTGATTGTCAACAGGgtaatgcattttcatccaaatccgtttaacggttctcaataacggtgctctagaaaatttgagctatgtactccaaataccttgtccttaaaggtaAATCTTTACCACATGTTGGGCCATCACCGCCTGGAAACAGTTTCCTCCTGCAACAATTTTCACTGTCCAACAATCAAGTGTTGAAGCTGTGTCATAAAAAGGATAATAAATGATAAGAAAGTAAAAGACGCTCAAGCAAAAATGCACGTTTGTTAGGTATGTAGTATTTTCTTTGGGAATATATGAGAATGAGGGGTGGATGACATCTCAAAATTCATTTTCTTCGTACATATACTAGGCGTATCTCCGGCACCCACAAACTTCCGTTGTAATCTCTATCAAAACTTCAGCTGCATATAGGGTAATTCacctttc includes:
- the LOC109397292 gene encoding UDP-glucosyltransferase 2 — encoded protein: MLHSTGKYLIALVLVSLPATIHCDNILFLQTTPSRSHHIWNKQIFNRLYDNGHNLTILTFEQEQSIPGKSFFYVPKLYARIMAEFAAEDSAGSAMGPVGNIINMYSFYEKASRILAQEPAIKHLLNYPESFKFDLIIHDFTMGQFLLGFVQRFGNPPLVSVSAFNLPSYTMHLADIPVRFTTLPNYACEYDQHMSFMERIANTFYWLLDSYHRQFRFMASEDGRARELFGSNTTSVKKIEKSSSVVLVNSDFSMDYHQALPPNVIPVGGLHITRPEKIPQIIADFMDIPSKGVILLSFGTNVQSEGLGKNVNEAILKTFTNLPDYNFIWKHGDPESLEPVPPNVLVQKWVPQGAILSDSRTKLLIGHGGLLGLQEATWYGIPTIGIPFFADQLQNVDKLVRGGGGLRLFLDELNENSLKQAIDSVLSDKRYRQNMEARSRLFRNQPQPPLERAIFWIEKVLENKGLPHLMSPGQDIPFYQLYGIDLICTTLLIIAGVHILCKMALSFSFNKQS
- the LOC109423216 gene encoding UDP-glycosyltransferase UGT5-like, which translates into the protein MKHKFWSLLCAVVTLVVIPAAVAENILFLQTLASRSHHIWNKQIFERLFDNGHNLTILSFEEEQSVPGKTFLVVKDFMAKVMKDYEGEWDYTAEQSAFTNIHFMYDFYNKASRLLTKEQAVLQLLEYPRTFKFDLIIHDLTMGQFLLGFVEHFGNPPLVSLSAFNIPPHVTTMADAPLFTTYMPHYASSFDNRMFFMERVRNTLYWTFDLFYRNRVYMANEDKRVKLLFGTNATSVKQIEKRPDIVLVNSDFSMDYYQVLPPNVIPVGGLHVGRKEKVPPIVKQFIARANKGIVLLSFGTNVASEMLGEGTNLDMFKVFRSMPDYGFIWKHGDPEALGIMPANVLVLKWVPQAAILASPRTKLLISHGGLLSLQEATWHGVPVVAIPFFVDQYSNAEKLVTAGTGVKLLPKDVSEVTFKAAIQEVLENPSYYENIKQRSYLFKAQPEHPLDRAIFWIEKVLENKGLHYLRSPALDMNIFQIYAIDMVAVVLAIAFLYYLIIRSHLRRPAAGGYVKPKKE